In Micropterus dolomieu isolate WLL.071019.BEF.003 ecotype Adirondacks linkage group LG17, ASM2129224v1, whole genome shotgun sequence, one genomic interval encodes:
- the zgc:113279 gene encoding uncharacterized protein zgc:113279 isoform X2 → MRGRYKRKDLKERNDGTADTAAGLSPPLGETAAGLAEPNTPVPGFTVQDVGGRKKGARSIYNGNKVYLGVRVKTPVRDLLRNVRLAQGLEPQDCQGTYSKTAKGARKRVQARTRCQSSKRKRPTKSLEELAIIIEVLEEDLRTGNTYHSPPPSWSPPGYNSDECDEVIPSPHSYITYFPCTAEYYQAQSPPGFMQTSLQPSSIGSGGRDSGAGEEWFDPPSHDWDLNSSFFWTQLQKEECQLKDISDAVLLAPDGHGRTALHKVACLGKRALGYAIAKRMASLNSLDLKDSDGMTALLHAAKHNHHLMVADLIHLGANVNETNSSGKSCLHLTAEKGYIRVLEVLKHSMMEGVYVDVEAADNSGMSVIQCASLALKATVRELESSKTPNHTRLNTLRQEQMMETLECLLQMGSYLHSMGSWSMQSSIA, encoded by the exons ATGAGAGGACGGTACAAACGAAAGGACCTGAAAGAAAGAAACGATGGAACAGCCGACACCGCGGCTGGGCTCTCTCCTCCGCTCGGGGAAACCGCGGCAGGCTTGGCCGAGCCAAACACGCCTGTTCCCGGTTTCACTGTCCAGGATGTGGGCGGTAGAAAAAAAG GTGCAAGATCCATTTATAATGGTAACAAGGTCTACCTTGGAGTGCGTGTCAAAACACCAGTAAGGGATCTTCTGAGAAACGTCCGCCTAGCCCAAGGCTTGGAACCTCAAGATTGTCAG GGGACATACAGCAAAACAGCCAAAG GAGCAAGGAAACGAGTCCAAGCTCGTACAAGATGCCAAAGTAGCAAG AGAAAACGGCCCACAAaaagcctggaggagctggcaATCATCATTGAGGTGCTGGAGGAGGATCTCAGGACCGGCAATACCTACCACTCCCCACCACCGTCTTGGTCTCCACCTG GGTACAACAGTGACGAGTGTGATGAGGTAATCCCCAGCCCCCACTCCTACATAACCTACTTCCCCTGCACAGCAGAGTACTACCAGGCCCAGTCACCTCCTGGCTTCATGCAAACCAGCCTCCAGCCCTCCAGCATCGGAAGCGGTGGAAGAGACAGTGGAGCAGGGGAGGAGTGGTTTGATCCCCCGAGCCACGACTGGGACCTGAACAGCTCTTTCTTCTGGACACAGCTGCAGAAAGAGGAGTGCCAGCTGAAGGACATCTCTGACGCTGTACTGCTGGCACCTGATGGACATGGCAGGAC AGCTCTCCATAAAGTGGCGTGTCTCGGTAAGAGGGCACTGGGCTACGCCATTGCAAAAAGGATGGCCTCACTCAACAGCCTGGACCTCAAAGACTCTGATGGAATG ACCGCCCTCCTCCATGCAGCAAAGCACAACCACCACCTGATGGTAGCGGATCTGATCCATTTGGGGGCAAACGTCAATGAGACGAACAGCTCGGGAAAGTCCTGCCTCCACCTCACTGCTGAGAAAGGCTACATCAGAGTCCTGGAG GTTCTAAAACACTCAATGATGGAAGGTGTGTATGTGGACGTTGAAGCCGCCGATAACTCTG GAATGAGTGTCATCCAGTGTGCTTCACTGGCTCTGAAAGCCACAGTACGTGAGCTGGAAAGCAGTAAAACCCCCAATCACACCAGACTCAACACGCTGCGCCAAGAGCAGATGATGGAGACTCTGGAGTGTCTGCTACAGATGGGCAGCTACCTGCATAGCATG gGGAGCTGGAGTATGCAATCAAGTATTGCTTGA
- the zgc:113279 gene encoding uncharacterized protein zgc:113279 isoform X1 produces the protein MRGRYKRKDLKERNDGTADTAAGLSPPLGETAAGLAEPNTPVPGFTVQDVGGRKKAGARSIYNGNKVYLGVRVKTPVRDLLRNVRLAQGLEPQDCQGTYSKTAKGARKRVQARTRCQSSKRKRPTKSLEELAIIIEVLEEDLRTGNTYHSPPPSWSPPGYNSDECDEVIPSPHSYITYFPCTAEYYQAQSPPGFMQTSLQPSSIGSGGRDSGAGEEWFDPPSHDWDLNSSFFWTQLQKEECQLKDISDAVLLAPDGHGRTALHKVACLGKRALGYAIAKRMASLNSLDLKDSDGMTALLHAAKHNHHLMVADLIHLGANVNETNSSGKSCLHLTAEKGYIRVLEVLKHSMMEGVYVDVEAADNSGMSVIQCASLALKATVRELESSKTPNHTRLNTLRQEQMMETLECLLQMGSYLHSMGSWSMQSSIA, from the exons ATGAGAGGACGGTACAAACGAAAGGACCTGAAAGAAAGAAACGATGGAACAGCCGACACCGCGGCTGGGCTCTCTCCTCCGCTCGGGGAAACCGCGGCAGGCTTGGCCGAGCCAAACACGCCTGTTCCCGGTTTCACTGTCCAGGATGTGGGCGGTAGAAAAAAAG CAGGTGCAAGATCCATTTATAATGGTAACAAGGTCTACCTTGGAGTGCGTGTCAAAACACCAGTAAGGGATCTTCTGAGAAACGTCCGCCTAGCCCAAGGCTTGGAACCTCAAGATTGTCAG GGGACATACAGCAAAACAGCCAAAG GAGCAAGGAAACGAGTCCAAGCTCGTACAAGATGCCAAAGTAGCAAG AGAAAACGGCCCACAAaaagcctggaggagctggcaATCATCATTGAGGTGCTGGAGGAGGATCTCAGGACCGGCAATACCTACCACTCCCCACCACCGTCTTGGTCTCCACCTG GGTACAACAGTGACGAGTGTGATGAGGTAATCCCCAGCCCCCACTCCTACATAACCTACTTCCCCTGCACAGCAGAGTACTACCAGGCCCAGTCACCTCCTGGCTTCATGCAAACCAGCCTCCAGCCCTCCAGCATCGGAAGCGGTGGAAGAGACAGTGGAGCAGGGGAGGAGTGGTTTGATCCCCCGAGCCACGACTGGGACCTGAACAGCTCTTTCTTCTGGACACAGCTGCAGAAAGAGGAGTGCCAGCTGAAGGACATCTCTGACGCTGTACTGCTGGCACCTGATGGACATGGCAGGAC AGCTCTCCATAAAGTGGCGTGTCTCGGTAAGAGGGCACTGGGCTACGCCATTGCAAAAAGGATGGCCTCACTCAACAGCCTGGACCTCAAAGACTCTGATGGAATG ACCGCCCTCCTCCATGCAGCAAAGCACAACCACCACCTGATGGTAGCGGATCTGATCCATTTGGGGGCAAACGTCAATGAGACGAACAGCTCGGGAAAGTCCTGCCTCCACCTCACTGCTGAGAAAGGCTACATCAGAGTCCTGGAG GTTCTAAAACACTCAATGATGGAAGGTGTGTATGTGGACGTTGAAGCCGCCGATAACTCTG GAATGAGTGTCATCCAGTGTGCTTCACTGGCTCTGAAAGCCACAGTACGTGAGCTGGAAAGCAGTAAAACCCCCAATCACACCAGACTCAACACGCTGCGCCAAGAGCAGATGATGGAGACTCTGGAGTGTCTGCTACAGATGGGCAGCTACCTGCATAGCATG gGGAGCTGGAGTATGCAATCAAGTATTGCTTGA